In Aspergillus oryzae RIB40 DNA, chromosome 6, one genomic interval encodes:
- a CDS encoding acetate uptake transporter family protein (predicted protein) — protein sequence MDSNDFATTKSEEAKMSSSSQTNHLEHTNLGRIHTAGGHVDDRSQPALPVYHRTFASPSPLGLISFATDIFLICVFGLQARGVTAPNVMIGCLIFYGGVGQFIAGIMEFITGNTFGATVFSSYAAFNLSYAMIYLPGTGILAAYTDSATGAISPSFNQALSLYLWAWLIVTVVFTVAAMRSSWVLFIDLSLLDICLLLLACGYMVNVQSLLTAGYAFGLVVSFLSFSADWAGCAGLWGGGVTPIKLPTFEMQAAV from the exons ATGGACTCGAATGACTTTGCAACCACGAAATCTGAAGAGGCAAaaatgtcttcttcgtctcagACAAATCACCTTGAGCATACAAACCTTGGACGGATCCACACTGCTGGTGGACACGTAGATGATAGAAGTCAACCAGCTCTTCCGGTTTATCATCGCACTTTTGCCAGCCCCTCCCCATTGGGATTGATATCATTCGCGACAG ACATATTCCTTATATGCGTATTCGGACTGCAAGCCAGGGGTGTGACTGCACCAAATGTGATGATTGGGTGTCTGATATTCTATGGCGGCGTTGGTCAGTTTATTGCTGGAATCATGGAATTTATCACGGGAAACACG TTCGGTGCCACCGTCTTTTCCTCCTATGCTGCGTTCAACTTGTCGTATGCAATGATTTATTTGCCCGGGACGGGTATTCTGGCTGCATACACCGATTCTGCAACCGGGGCCATAAGCCCTAGTTTCAACCAGGCTCTGTCGCTCTATCTGTGGGCATGGTTGATTGTAACGGTAGTATTTACCGTCGCGGCGATGCGATCCTCCTGGGTTCTTTTCATCGACCTATCCTTATTGGACATTTGCCTTCTCCTGCTTGCGTGCGGATATATGGTCAATGTCCAGAGCCTTCTGACAGCTGGATATGCTTTCGGGCTTGTGGTGTCATTCCTTTCCT TCTCGGCAGACTGGGCTGGTTGTGCTGGGTTATGGGGCGGCGGAGTAACACCTATCAAGCTGCCGACATTTGAGATGCAAGCAGCTGTTTGA
- a CDS encoding uncharacterized protein (voltage-gated shaker-like K+ channel, subunit beta/KCNAB), with protein sequence MTHDRGRRCHEYDLPYPCPILSSTAWIRVSPLQLGGMSIGEKWNSMLGSMDKESSFKLLDAYFEAGGNSIDTANLYQDEQSEISLGEWMASRQNRDQIVIGTKFTSNYNSHELGKGKTPNFGGNHRKSIQLSVRDSLRKLQTEYIDILYKHWWDHTTSIQEVMDTLHMMVEQGKVLYLGISMAPAWVASAADTYAQAHAKTPFCIYQGRWNVMVRGLEREIIPVARHFGMAIAPWEVVGSGKFQTKKAMISREQAGEGLRTMFGPGKQSGKEKEVSEALVKVASEHSIESVTAIALVYVIAKAPNVIPLVGDRKVEYLHDNIQALSIKLTEDQIEYLRV encoded by the exons ATGACGCACGACCGTGGTCGGAGGTG CCACGAATATGACCTTCCTTACCCCTGCCCCATTCTCTCTTCCACTGCCTGGATTCGTGTCTCGCCTTTACAGCTGGGCGGGATGTCCATCGGAGAAAAGTGGAACTCTATGCTAGGATCGATGGACAAAGAGTCGTCGTTCAAATTACTAGACGCCTATTTTGAAGCCGGCGGTAATTCCATCGACACTGCCAATCTCTACCAAGATGAACAGTCGGAGATCTCGCTAGGAGAATGGATGGCTTCTCGCCAGAATCGCGACCAAATAGTGATCGGCACAAAGTTCACTAGCAATTACAATTCTCACGAGctgggaaaaggaaagacaccCAATTTCGGAGGAAATCATCGCAAAAGCATTCAACTGAGCGTGCGTGACTCTTTGCGGAAATTGCAAACAGAGTACATCGATATCCTTTACAAGCACTGGTGGGATCACACGACTTCTATTCAAGAGGTTATGGATACGTTGCATATGATGGTTGAGCAAGGCAAAGTCTTGTACCTCGGGATCTCAATGGCCCCCGCCTGGGTTGCAAGTGCAGCGGACACTTATGCTCAAGCGCATGCAAAGACCCCGTTCTGTATTTACCAGGGCAGGTGGAATGTGATGGTTCGTGGTCTCGAGCGTGAGATCATACCTGTGGCACGTCATTTCGGAATGGCTATCGCGCCCTGGGAGGTCGTTGGCAGTGGCAAGTTCCAAACTAAGAAAGCCATGATCTCGCGGGAACAGGCTGGTGAAGGTTTGCGGACCATGTTTGGACCTGGAAAGCAGagtggaaaggagaaggaagtgagCGAGGCACTAGTGAAGGTGGCATCAGAACACAGTATCGAGTCTGTGACTGCAATAGCCCTCGTCTACGTCATAGCCAAGGCACCAAATGTTATTCCGTTGGTTGGTGACCGCAAAGTTGAATACCTGCATGATAATATTCAGGCCCTCAGTATCAAGTTGACTGAAGACCAGATTGAGTATCTGAGAGTGTGA
- a CDS encoding bifunctional fumarylacetoacetate hydrolase/alpha/beta hydrolase family protein (2-keto-4-pentenoate hydratase/2-oxohepta-3-ene-1,7-dioic acid hydratase (catechol pathway)), with the protein MTINNLTNYVAYLEPNGGPRIGHLDFRTSMVTPLSFKSGTPLTNLYQVITVGEQGIKASGAQSFLLSSVKHLPPISGRDVLAVGKNYVEHAKEFNASGYDASDKSDQPTHPVIFTKRATSIIGPEEPILLHPKFTSTVDYEGEIGVIIGKPGFQISEENASDHVWGYTIVNDMTARERQRDHKQFFLGKSPDTFCPMGPVAVPKESLPENLKIQTFVNQELRQEASLSDLIFSIPTLIATISAGQTLQTGDVIATGTPAGVGFGFRPMKFLQTGDEISVSVTGLGTLTNRMATVDAANTTSECAESHIPVSNQKAPANSGLTNINGKHLFYQRLGLESGPPVFFIHGLGGSSNYFYPLITKLQSTHSLHLLDLEGHGLSPTSALSTLSITSFADDFYNMSQVVGVNQGVTVIAHSMGSLVALKLALEHPALVSKLILMGPPPNPLPEAGSQGSNARAALVRKEGMLSVVDAIVQAGTSAYVQQNKPLSICAVRSSLLSQDPEGYAKACAALAGSATDPLDIKSLRIPVSIVTGEEDKIGTPALCQKYSEATGGSHVEVLKDVGHWHLFEDVEGTVKAVLTQI; encoded by the coding sequence ATGACGATTAATAACCTCACCAATTATGTCGCATACCTGGAACCTAACGGTGGCCCCAGAATCGGCCATCTCGACTTCAGGACCTCAATGGTTACCCCTCTATCCTTCAAATCCGGCACCCCATTGACAAATCTTTATCAAGTCATCACGGTCGGAGAGCAGGGAATCAAGGCATCCGGTGCACAATCCTTCCTACTTTCTAGCGTGAAGCACCTCCCTCCCATCTCGGGCCGCGATGTACTCGCGGTTGGAAAGAATTACGTCGAACACGCCAAGGAGTTCAACGCCTCGGGCTATGATGCTAGTGATAAGTCCGATCAGCCAACCCACCCGGTTATCTTTACGAAGCGTGCCACTTCCATCATTGGCCCTGAAGAGCCTATTCTCCTGCACCCCAAGTTCACCAGCACCGTCGACTACGAGGGTGAGATCGGTGTCATCATTGGCAAGCCGGGGTTCCAGATCTCCGAAGAGAACGCGTCAGACCATGTGTGGGGTTATACCATTGTGAACGATATGACTGCACGTGAGCGCCAGCGAGACCACAAACAATTCTTCCTCGGTAAATCACCTGATACCTTCTGCCCCATGGGCCCCGTCGCGGTCCCTAAGGAGAGTCTCCCTGAGAACCTGAAGATCCAGACTTTTGTCAATCAGGAGCTGCGCCAGGAGGCCAGTCTAAGCGATCTGATCTTCAGCATTCCTACACTGATTGCTACCATCAGTGCTGGCCAGACCCTGCAAACTGGCGACGTTATAGCCACTGGTACCCCGGCTGGCGTGGGCTTTGGATTCCGGCCGATGAAGTTCCTGCAGACTGGAGATGAGATCAGCGTGTCTGTGACAGGATTGGGAACGTTGACAAACCGTATGGCGACTGTGGACGCTGCCAACACCACCTCGGAGTGCGCTGAGTCTCACATTCCCGTTTCCAATCAAAAGGCGCCCGCCAACTCGGGGTTGACCAACATTAACGGCAAGCACCTCTTCTACCAACGACTGGGTTTGGAGAGTGGGCCCCCCGTATTCTTCATTCATGGACTTGGGGGGTCTTCAAATTACTTCTATCCCCTGATCACGAAACTACAGTCGACACACTCCTTGCACCTTCTAGACCTGGAAGGCCATGGTCTCTCCCCGACATCAGCACTCAGCACCCTCTCCATTACCTCTTTTGCAGATGACTTTTACAATATGTCACAGGTGGTTGGTGTCAACCAAGGCGTGACCGTAATTGCCCACTCAATGGGATCTCTAGTGGCTCTCAAGCTTGCCCTGGAGCACCCTGCCCTTGTATCCAAGCTGATTCTCATGGGGCCTCCCCCGAACCCACTTCCAGAAGCAGGTAGCCAGGGCTCCAATGCCCGGGCGGCTCTCGTTCGGAAAGAAGGGATGTTGTCGGTTGTGGATGCTATAGTGCAAGCTGGAACATCAGCCTACGTACAGCAGAACAAGCCGTTGAGTATTTGTGCAGTGCGGTCCTCGCTTCTCAGTCAAGACCCCGAAGGATATGCCAAGGCGTGTGCGGCGCTTGCTGGATCCGCCACTGACCCGTTGGATATCAAGTCGCTTCGCATTCCTGTGTCGATCGTCACCGGTGAAGAGGACAAGATCGGTACACCAGCGCTCTGCCAGAAATACTCCGAGGCAACTGGAGGTAGTCATGTCGAGGTGCTAAAGGATGTGGGACACTGGCATCTgtttgaggatgttgagggaACTGTGAAGGCAGTTTTGACGCAGATTTAA
- a CDS encoding hydrolase (amidases related to nicotinamidase): MPPAYKRLDRDDCVFLFIDHQSGLIQLVRDFEPTEFRTNVLGLVKTAAYFNAPSVLTTSFDTGPNGPIAQELVDALPNAPLIRRPGQVNAMDNDDFVNAVKATGKKQVIISGVLTEICVAFPALSLIEQGYDVFVVTDASGTFKEHTREAAHKRMTQAGVQLLNWAAVAAELQRDWRRDIEGFGKLWTDHVPGYWCLMQSYSNNPASNE, encoded by the exons ATGCCTCCAGCATACAAACGCCTCGATCGGGATGActgtgttttcttgtttatcgACCATCAG TCTGGGCTTATTCAGTTGGTGCGCGACTTCGAACCTACTGAGTTCCGGACCAATGTATTGGGATTGGTGAAAACCGCAGCTTATTTCAACGCGCCCTCAGTCCTGACTACCTCGTTCGACACTGGTCCCAATGGTCCAATTGCTCAGGAACTCGTGGATGCATTGCCGAATGCTCCCCTGATCCGGAGACCAGGACAAGTGAATGCCATGGACAATGACGACTTTGTCAACGCGGTAAAAGCAACAGGGAAGAAACAGGTGATCATCAG TGGAGTCCTCACTGAGATCTGCGTCGCATTCCCAGCACTGAGTCTAATTGAGCAAGGATACGATGTATTCGTGGTAACGGATGCTTCCGGGACCTTCAAAGAACATACCCGTGAAGCGGCTCACAAGCGGATGACGCAAGCGGGCGTACAGCTGTTAAATTGGGCAGCGGTGGCTGCTGAGCTGCAGCGAGATTGGCGCCGAGACATCGAAGGGTTTGGCAAGCTTTGGACGGATCATGTGCCTGGATACTGGTGTTTGATGCAGAGTTATTCTAATAACCCGGCAAGCAACGAATAA